Proteins found in one Brevibacillus brevis genomic segment:
- the recJ gene encoding single-stranded-DNA-specific exonuclease RecJ, translating into MLKAKTRWKLATYDEQLAASIAADCQLTPLVSKLLVIRGIDTSQKARDFLQAGPELFHDPFLLDGMEQSVHRIQQAIQRQEPICIYGDYDADGVSSTSLMVHLLRQLGAVFDYYIPNRFTEGYGLHKDALAHLHQSGYKLIITVDTGISAVEQVAYANQLGLDVIVTDHHEPPAIIPEAFAVINPKKPGCSYPFDMLAGVGVAFKVGHALLKEPPLHLADLAALGTIADLVPLVDENRILARAGLKRLNHTRNLGLQALIRVCGLADTELSAGHVGFALGPRLNASGRLETAESAVKLLTTSDMDEAEKCAQALDDLNRERQEIVAAMTEEAVQMVNELYPPDQNNVLVLAKEGWNVGVVGIVASRLVELFYRPTIVLGIDPEKGTAKGSARSIAGFDMYEGLTACKDWLPHYGGHTMAAGMTLPVENLDLLRQKLNELAGEWLSAEDFTPMTKVDVAMNMEEISLTAAEQLEQLAPYGMGNPTPLVLLEEVETQGMRIIGRDDNHLKCTLSKAGTSLDAIGFNWAHVTKRVTPKARFHVLGELSVNEWNGNRKPQLTIRDLSVGHQQVFDWRGSRDKIEKWQQVMAESNSVTVLFREESYEPLAAKATSEQVNSLFVVGREGNITASSNVILYDLPTRRSDLEVVRVLLKQAERIYCLFGDPDLGMERLSCPGRDHFKQLYQFFVQVPTVKKIHIDALARKLQWKRNLLDGMIAIFMELEFLVEEAEQYTLQANTAKRPLESSVLYANWKEEAQLATDLLLSSSDAMIQALHQLVEPTTV; encoded by the coding sequence CATGACCCTTTCTTGCTGGATGGAATGGAACAAAGCGTGCATCGCATTCAACAAGCCATTCAGAGGCAAGAACCGATTTGCATATACGGCGATTACGACGCCGATGGGGTTAGCTCCACATCGCTAATGGTACATCTACTGCGCCAACTCGGCGCTGTTTTTGACTACTACATTCCCAACCGTTTTACAGAAGGGTATGGGTTACATAAAGACGCCTTGGCGCATCTGCATCAAAGTGGCTATAAACTGATCATCACTGTCGATACAGGGATCAGTGCAGTCGAACAGGTAGCGTACGCGAACCAGTTGGGTCTTGACGTCATTGTAACCGACCATCACGAACCTCCGGCAATCATCCCGGAGGCATTTGCTGTGATTAACCCCAAGAAGCCTGGTTGTTCGTACCCGTTTGATATGTTGGCGGGAGTGGGGGTCGCCTTTAAAGTGGGACATGCCTTGCTGAAGGAGCCGCCTCTGCATTTGGCAGATTTGGCTGCCTTGGGGACGATAGCGGATCTGGTTCCGTTGGTAGATGAAAATCGCATTCTGGCTCGAGCAGGATTAAAGCGCTTAAATCATACAAGGAACCTTGGTCTGCAGGCCTTAATCCGAGTATGTGGGTTAGCCGATACCGAGCTGTCTGCGGGACATGTAGGCTTTGCGCTTGGACCGCGTCTGAATGCAAGTGGAAGGCTGGAGACGGCTGAATCCGCTGTGAAACTGCTGACGACTTCGGATATGGACGAAGCAGAGAAATGTGCCCAGGCGCTGGACGACTTAAACCGTGAACGTCAGGAAATCGTCGCAGCGATGACCGAGGAAGCTGTACAGATGGTGAATGAGCTGTATCCGCCAGACCAGAACAATGTTCTCGTTTTGGCTAAAGAAGGCTGGAACGTGGGCGTGGTAGGGATTGTAGCTTCCCGATTGGTTGAGCTTTTTTACCGTCCCACGATTGTGCTTGGCATCGATCCGGAAAAAGGAACAGCAAAAGGCTCGGCGAGGAGCATTGCAGGTTTTGATATGTATGAAGGTCTGACTGCTTGCAAGGATTGGCTACCGCACTATGGCGGTCATACGATGGCAGCGGGGATGACCTTGCCTGTAGAAAATCTCGACTTATTACGCCAAAAATTAAACGAGCTCGCTGGAGAGTGGTTGTCCGCTGAAGACTTCACGCCGATGACCAAAGTGGACGTTGCGATGAACATGGAAGAGATTAGTTTGACCGCAGCGGAGCAACTCGAACAGCTCGCCCCATATGGCATGGGGAATCCAACTCCGCTCGTTTTGTTAGAAGAAGTAGAGACACAAGGTATGCGCATCATTGGGCGAGATGACAATCATTTAAAGTGTACATTGAGCAAAGCGGGGACCTCTTTGGATGCAATTGGCTTCAACTGGGCACATGTAACAAAGAGAGTAACGCCCAAGGCACGTTTTCACGTATTGGGAGAATTGTCTGTAAACGAATGGAACGGAAATCGAAAGCCTCAGCTGACGATCCGTGATTTGTCTGTTGGACATCAGCAAGTATTTGACTGGCGAGGCAGCCGTGACAAGATAGAGAAATGGCAGCAAGTGATGGCGGAGTCTAATTCGGTGACTGTTCTGTTTCGCGAGGAAAGTTATGAGCCATTGGCAGCGAAAGCAACAAGCGAACAGGTGAATTCCTTGTTCGTGGTTGGTCGAGAAGGGAATATTACAGCCTCATCCAATGTGATTTTGTATGATTTGCCGACGCGCCGTTCTGACTTGGAAGTGGTTCGTGTCTTGCTCAAACAAGCGGAGCGCATTTACTGTTTGTTTGGTGATCCGGATTTAGGAATGGAGCGGCTTTCCTGTCCGGGCCGAGATCATTTTAAACAGTTGTACCAGTTTTTCGTTCAGGTGCCAACTGTTAAAAAAATCCATATCGATGCATTGGCCAGAAAGCTGCAATGGAAAAGAAATCTATTAGACGGCATGATCGCCATCTTTATGGAGCTGGAGTTTTTAGTAGAGGAGGCCGAGCAGTATACGCTGCAGGCAAACACTGCCAAAAGGCCGCTCGAGAGCTCTGTGCTCTATGCGAATTGGAAGGAAGAGGCACAGCTTGCTACGGATTTATTACTATCTTCTTCCGATGCAATGATTCAAGCGCTTCATCAATTGGTGGAACCAACCACCGTTTAG
- a CDS encoding adenine phosphoribosyltransferase: MDFKQYIRVIPDFPQPGIRFKDITTLLKDGPAYKAAIQDLAVFAREVQADVIAGPEARGFVVGAPLSYEMGIGFVPIRKSGKLPYESIKADYDLEYGKDALAVHVDAIQPGQRVLIADDLLATGGTIETTINLIEQLGGKVVGAAFFIELSYLDGRSKIGEIPVKSLVQY; the protein is encoded by the coding sequence ATGGATTTTAAACAATACATTCGTGTTATCCCAGATTTTCCACAGCCAGGTATTCGTTTCAAGGACATCACTACTCTGTTGAAAGATGGCCCTGCTTACAAAGCTGCGATTCAAGATTTGGCGGTCTTCGCTCGTGAAGTACAAGCAGACGTGATTGCGGGTCCAGAAGCTCGTGGATTCGTAGTAGGTGCGCCATTGTCGTACGAAATGGGAATTGGCTTTGTACCAATCCGCAAGTCTGGCAAGCTGCCATATGAATCCATCAAGGCGGATTACGACCTGGAGTATGGAAAAGATGCACTGGCCGTACACGTAGATGCGATCCAACCAGGTCAGCGTGTTCTGATTGCAGACGATTTGCTGGCGACAGGTGGAACCATTGAGACAACAATCAATTTGATTGAGCAACTCGGAGGAAAAGTAGTAGGAGCTGCCTTCTTTATCGAACTGTCCTACTTGGATGGACGTAGCAAAATAGGTGAAATTCCTGTCAAATCGCTCGTTCAATATTAA
- a CDS encoding RelA/SpoT family protein → MITGIDEIVKKASTYLSQSDMDLITRAYQLAEKAHEGQIRKSGVPYIMHPIAVAGILANLHMDAVTIAAGFLHDVVEDTEITLDHLREQFGPDVALLVDGVTKLEKIKYKSKEEQLAENHRKMLVAMAQDIRVIMIKLADRLHNMRTLRHMSEEKQREISDETLEIFAPLAHRLGIASVKWELEDTALRYLNPQQYYRIVNLMQKKRVEREAYLNEASDTIREKLGELNIEAEISGRPKHIYSIFKKMTRQNKQFNEIYDLLALRIIVNDIRDCYAVLGIVHTLWKPMPGRFKDYIAMPKTNMYQSLHTTVIGPKGEPLEVQIRTWDMHQTAEIGIAAHWAYKEGKSIVQGSFAEKLGSLREIIEGGSEEAPNAQEFMESLKQDLFSDTVFVFTPKGDVVELPKGSVPLDFSYRIHSAVGNRTIGAKVNGKIVPLDYAMKTGDIVEILTSKHSYGPSQDWLKMAKSAHARNKIKQWFKKEKREENVAKGQQMVEAEIKSRSFDVKEAMTETNLKEAAARFNFQGAEDMFAAVGYGGITASQIATRLLDKLRREREEQNPTIPEVKPNPANRSAKSESGVKVRGLDNLLVRISRCCTPVPGDQIIGFITRGRGVSVHRLDCPNVLTDECTERLIDVEWDTDFKHNFHVEIEITGNDRSGLLNDVLQVVAETKTNIAAVSGKSDKNRVATIHMTISISNVDHLLKVVERIKRIKDIYSVRRILST, encoded by the coding sequence ATGATTACCGGCATTGATGAGATAGTAAAAAAAGCAAGCACCTATTTATCACAATCGGATATGGACCTGATTACACGTGCCTATCAGCTTGCCGAAAAAGCGCATGAAGGGCAAATACGCAAATCAGGCGTTCCTTACATTATGCATCCAATCGCCGTGGCGGGAATTCTCGCAAACCTGCACATGGATGCGGTTACGATTGCGGCTGGATTTTTGCATGATGTCGTAGAGGATACCGAGATTACGCTTGATCACCTCCGTGAGCAGTTCGGACCAGATGTTGCTCTTCTGGTAGATGGTGTGACCAAGCTGGAAAAAATTAAATACAAGTCCAAAGAAGAACAACTCGCCGAAAACCACCGCAAGATGCTGGTTGCCATGGCACAGGACATCCGCGTCATCATGATCAAGCTGGCAGACCGTCTGCACAACATGAGAACACTTCGGCACATGTCCGAGGAGAAGCAACGAGAGATCTCCGATGAAACGCTGGAAATCTTTGCGCCACTCGCTCATCGCTTGGGGATCGCTTCCGTCAAATGGGAACTGGAAGATACAGCGCTTCGGTATTTGAATCCGCAACAGTACTATCGGATTGTGAATTTGATGCAAAAGAAACGGGTGGAGCGAGAAGCCTACCTGAATGAAGCTTCGGATACGATCAGAGAAAAGCTGGGCGAGTTAAACATTGAGGCAGAAATTTCGGGACGTCCGAAGCATATCTACAGTATTTTTAAAAAGATGACGAGACAAAACAAGCAGTTCAACGAGATTTATGACCTGCTTGCATTGCGGATCATCGTGAATGACATCCGCGACTGTTATGCGGTTCTCGGTATCGTGCATACCCTGTGGAAGCCGATGCCAGGTCGATTCAAAGATTACATTGCCATGCCAAAGACGAACATGTACCAATCCCTTCATACGACAGTGATTGGGCCAAAAGGTGAGCCATTGGAAGTGCAAATCCGCACGTGGGATATGCACCAGACAGCAGAGATCGGGATCGCGGCTCACTGGGCGTACAAGGAAGGCAAAAGCATCGTGCAAGGCTCGTTTGCAGAGAAGCTGGGCAGCCTGCGGGAGATTATCGAAGGTGGGTCAGAAGAAGCTCCGAACGCGCAAGAATTCATGGAGAGCCTCAAGCAGGATCTTTTCTCCGATACGGTTTTCGTCTTCACGCCAAAAGGTGATGTCGTTGAGCTGCCAAAAGGCTCTGTACCGCTGGACTTCTCCTATCGGATTCACTCTGCGGTAGGAAACAGAACGATTGGCGCCAAAGTGAACGGCAAGATTGTACCGCTCGACTACGCGATGAAAACAGGCGATATCGTCGAAATCCTAACCTCCAAGCACTCGTACGGTCCTAGTCAGGACTGGCTCAAGATGGCCAAATCCGCGCATGCCCGAAATAAAATTAAACAGTGGTTTAAAAAAGAGAAGCGGGAAGAGAACGTCGCCAAAGGTCAGCAGATGGTGGAAGCGGAGATCAAATCGCGCAGCTTTGATGTAAAAGAAGCGATGACGGAAACGAACCTGAAGGAAGCGGCAGCCCGTTTTAATTTCCAAGGTGCAGAAGACATGTTTGCCGCAGTCGGCTATGGAGGCATTACGGCTTCGCAAATTGCGACTCGTCTCCTGGACAAACTCCGTCGGGAGCGCGAAGAACAAAACCCGACCATTCCTGAGGTCAAACCGAATCCAGCAAATCGTTCTGCCAAGAGTGAGTCTGGCGTCAAAGTCCGTGGCTTGGATAATTTGCTCGTCCGTATATCTCGTTGTTGTACACCTGTCCCAGGAGACCAGATTATCGGTTTCATTACGAGAGGTCGTGGGGTATCGGTGCATCGACTGGACTGTCCGAACGTACTGACTGACGAATGTACAGAGCGTCTGATTGATGTCGAATGGGATACCGATTTCAAACATAATTTCCATGTGGAGATCGAGATCACAGGCAATGATCGGAGCGGACTGTTAAACGATGTATTGCAGGTTGTCGCTGAGACAAAGACAAATATTGCGGCTGTCAGTGGCAAGTCCGATAAAAACCGAGTGGCAACGATTCATATGACCATCTCGATTAGCAATGTGGATCATTTGTTGAAAGTAGTAGAGCGCATTAAGCGCATCAAAGATATATATTCGGTTCGCCGGATACTGAGCACCTGA
- the dtd gene encoding D-aminoacyl-tRNA deacylase: MRVVVQRTREASVTVAGEIVGQIDYGLMLLVGITHDDTEKEVEFVTDKIANLRIFEDEEGKMNFSVLDKGGQILSVSQFTLYGDCRKGRRPNFMAAARPEQAEPLYELFNAKLREKGLHVETGRFGAMMDVRLLNDGPVTLIVES, encoded by the coding sequence GTGAGAGTTGTCGTACAAAGAACGAGAGAAGCGAGTGTTACCGTAGCAGGAGAGATCGTCGGACAAATTGATTACGGCTTAATGCTGCTGGTAGGAATTACGCATGATGACACAGAAAAAGAAGTCGAATTTGTCACAGACAAAATTGCGAACTTGCGTATTTTTGAAGATGAGGAGGGCAAAATGAACTTCTCTGTTTTAGACAAGGGTGGTCAAATTTTGTCCGTATCACAATTTACGCTGTATGGGGATTGCAGAAAGGGCAGAAGACCCAACTTCATGGCTGCCGCACGACCTGAGCAGGCTGAACCGTTGTACGAGCTGTTTAACGCCAAGCTGCGGGAAAAAGGGCTCCATGTGGAAACGGGACGCTTTGGTGCAATGATGGACGTGCGTCTGTTAAATGATGGCCCTGTCACATTGATTGTGGAATCATAA
- a CDS encoding short-chain dehydrogenase, with protein sequence MALEALVIGASGMLAEVSRWLARQGYQVTVLGRDPVKLSRIRDGSIHPESIHLLPQDYHQTDSLRQAMAELVEKRGPMDVVVAWIHSTAPHALSVIVEELSRPEKHWQLLHVCGSGAWKNSPKEPTSEVCHYRRVILGFTCSGEHSRWLTNDEIAAGVINALQTNEQQIIVGQVEPWEKRPAYSSI encoded by the coding sequence ATGGCGCTAGAAGCATTGGTTATCGGTGCGAGTGGCATGCTTGCAGAGGTCTCCCGATGGCTGGCTCGCCAAGGTTATCAAGTAACTGTACTTGGTCGGGATCCAGTCAAATTAAGTCGTATCAGAGACGGTTCCATTCATCCAGAGTCGATTCATTTACTGCCACAGGACTATCATCAAACAGACAGCTTGCGTCAGGCTATGGCCGAGCTCGTAGAGAAGAGAGGGCCGATGGATGTGGTTGTCGCGTGGATTCATTCGACTGCACCGCATGCACTCTCGGTGATCGTGGAAGAACTGTCGCGTCCTGAGAAGCACTGGCAATTGCTGCATGTGTGTGGGAGCGGTGCTTGGAAAAATTCACCGAAAGAACCTACATCAGAAGTTTGCCATTATCGACGGGTCATCCTCGGGTTTACATGTTCAGGTGAGCATTCACGCTGGCTGACGAATGATGAAATTGCGGCTGGGGTGATTAACGCTCTGCAAACAAATGAACAACAGATAATCGTTGGTCAGGTCGAGCCATGGGAAAAACGCCCGGCTTATTCATCCATATAG
- a CDS encoding DinB family protein: MKTMFEYNWMVREEWLKWCEDVPLEELLRPRLGGVGGILHTLFHVIDVEWSWIQVMLGRPDFQESFNLYKRLEKVRELEATFRPDVLQFLRNWDESMETRAFQDTKPDGSIATYTWGEIMRHMIAHEIHHVGQLSIWAREIGKKPISANLIGKNLILPTATYIH, from the coding sequence ATTAAGACCATGTTTGAGTACAATTGGATGGTTCGTGAAGAATGGCTGAAATGGTGTGAGGATGTTCCGCTGGAAGAATTGCTTCGTCCGCGCCTCGGAGGTGTCGGGGGTATTTTGCATACACTGTTCCATGTCATTGATGTAGAGTGGAGCTGGATTCAAGTCATGTTGGGAAGGCCTGATTTTCAAGAAAGCTTCAACCTTTACAAACGGTTGGAAAAGGTTCGTGAGCTGGAGGCGACTTTCCGTCCTGATGTGCTTCAATTTTTGCGCAATTGGGATGAAAGTATGGAAACAAGAGCCTTTCAGGATACGAAACCAGACGGTAGCATCGCTACGTACACATGGGGTGAAATTATGCGGCACATGATTGCTCATGAAATCCACCATGTCGGACAACTTTCGATATGGGCACGAGAAATCGGGAAAAAGCCGATTTCTGCAAACCTGATCGGCAAAAATCTAATCCTCCCAACAGCCACTTACATTCACTGA